In the Sus scrofa isolate TJ Tabasco breed Duroc chromosome 6, Sscrofa11.1, whole genome shotgun sequence genome, one interval contains:
- the KDELR1 gene encoding ER lumen protein-retaining receptor 1, with protein MNLFRFLGDLSHLLAIILLLLKIWKSRSCAGISGKSQVLFAVVFTARYLDLFTNYISLYNTCMKVVYIACSFTTVWMIYSKFKATYDGNHDTFRVEFLVVPTAILAFLVNHDFTPLEILWTFSIYLESVAILPQLFMVSKTGEAETITSHYLFALGVYRTLYLFNWIWRYHFEGFFDLIAIVAGLVQTVLYCDFFYLYITKVLKGKKLSLPA; from the exons ATGAATCTCTTCCGATTCCTGGGAGACCTCTCCCACCTCCTAGCCATCATCTTGCTACTGCTCAAAATCTGGAAGTCCCGCTCGTGTGCCG GGATTTCGGGGAAGAGCCAGGTCCTGTTTGCTGTGGTGTTCACTGCCCGATACCTGGACCTCTTCACCAACTACATCTCCCTCTACAACACGTGCATGAAG GTGGTCTACATTGCCTGCTCTTTCACCACAGTCTGGATGATTTACAGCAAGTTCAAAGCCACTTACGATGGGAACCATGACACATTCCGGGTGGAGTTCCTTGTTGTTCCCACGGCCATCCTGGCATTCTTGGTCAACCATGACTTTACCCCTCTAGAG ATCCTCTGGACCTTCTCCATCTACCTGGAGTCGGTGGCCATCCTGCCACAGCTGTTCATGGTGAGCAAGACGGGCGAGGCAGAGACCATCACCAGCCACTACTTGTTTGCGCTGGGCGTCTACCGCACGCTCTATCTCTTCAACTGGATCTGGCGCTACCACTTCGAGGGCTTCTTCGACCTCATCGCCATCGTGGCGGGCCTGGTCCAGACGGTCCTCTACTGCGACTTCTTCTACCTCTACATCACCAAAG TCCTAAAGGGGAAGAAGCTGAGTTTGCCCGCGTAG